The following coding sequences are from one Neurospora crassa OR74A linkage group I, whole genome shotgun sequence window:
- a CDS encoding cyclin-dependent kinase regulatory subunit: MTPEEMGIDTSRRNPSPRPLSDNERARLEEFIDSIHYSTRYSDSEYEYRHVQLPKAMLKAIPSDYHDKSKGTLKLLWEEEWRAMGITQSLGWEHYEVHEPEPHILLFKRPLNYQPPQC, from the exons ATGACACCGGAGGAGATGGGCATCGACACCAGTCGACGCAACCCCAGCCCGCGGCCGCTGTCTGATAACGAGCGCGCGCGCCTCGAGGAGTTCATCGACTCTATTCACTATTCTACTCG CTATTCCGACAGCGAGTACGAGTACCGTCACGTCCAGCTACCCAAGGCCATGCTCAAGGCCATCCCCTCCGACTACCACGATAAATCCAAGGGCACTCTAAAGCTCTTGTGGGAGGAGGAATGGAGAGCCATGGGCATTACACAG AGTCTCGGTTGGGAACACTACGAGGTTCATGAGCCAGAGCCTCATATTCTGTTGTTCAA GCGTCCCCTAAACTACCAACCCCCTCAGTGTTGA
- the hsp70-2 gene encoding heat shock protein 70, whose translation MADEVYDGAIGIDLGTTYSCVAIYEGTNVEIIANEQGSFTTPSFVSFTPEERLIGEAAKNQAAMNPKNTVFDVKRLIGRRIDDPTVKKDQESWPFKVVDDGAGNPKVEVDYLNGVHTFSPQEISAMVLTKMKEIAEVKLGKKVEKAVITVPAYFNDNQRQATKDAGAIAGLNVLRIINEPTAAAIAYGLGANKSNKERNVLIYDLGGGTFDVSLLNIQGGVFTTKKDLSGDARALRRLRTACERAKRTLSSGAQTTIEIDSLFDGEDFNINVTRARFEDLNAKAFSGTLEPVAQVLKDAGIEKSAVDEIVLVGGSTRIPKVQKLLSEFFDGKKLEKSINPDEAVAYGAAVQAGILSGKATSAETSDLLLLDVVPLSLGVAMEGNIFAPVVPRGQTVPTIKKRTFTTVADNQQTVQFPVYQGERVNCEDNTSLGEFTLAPIPPMKAGEPVLEVVFEVDVNGILKVTATEKTSGRSANITISNSVGKLSSSEIEKMVEEAEKFKSNDEAFSKRFEAKQQLESYISRVEEIVSDPTLSLKLKRGQKEKIEQSLSEAMSQLEIEDSSAEDLKKKELALKRLVTKAMSSR comes from the exons ATGGCGGACGAAGTTTACGATGGTGCCATTGGCATCGATCTTG GTACTACCTACTCTTGCGTTGCCATCTACGAGGGTACCAATGTCGAGATCATTGCCAACGAGCAGGGTAGCTTCACCACTCCCTCTTTCGTCTCCTTCACTCCCGAGGAGCGTTTGATCGGTGAGGCCGCCAAGAACCAGGCCGCCATGAACCCGAAGAACACCGTCTTCGATGTCAA GCGTCTTATCGGTCGCCGCATCGATGACCCCACCGTCAAGAAGGACCAGGAGTCCTGGCCCTTCAAGGTTGTCGACGATGGTGCCGGCAACCccaaggttgaggttgactACCTCAACGGTGTCCACACCTTCTCCCCCCAGGAGATCTCCGCCATGGTCCTCACCAAG ATGAAGGAGATTGCCGAGGTCAAGCTTGGCAAGAAGGTTGAGAAGGCTGTCATCACTGTCCCTGCCTACTTCAACGACAACCAGCGTCAGGCTACCAAGGATGCTGGTGCCATTGCCGGCCTCAACGTCCTCCGTATCATCAACGAGCCCACCGCTGCCGCCATTGCCTACGGTCTCGGTGCCAACAAGTCCAACAAGGAGCGCAACGTCCTCATCTACGATCTCGGTGGTGGTACTTTCGATGTCTCCCTCCTCAACATCCAGGGTGGTGTCTTCACC ACCAAGAAGGATCTCTCCGGTGATGCCCGTGCCCTCCGTCGTCTCCGCACTGCTTGCGAGCGTGCCAAGCGTACCCTCTCTTCTGGTGCCCAGACCACCATCGAGATCGACTCTCTCTTTGATGGTGAGGACTTCAACATCAACGTCACTCGTGCCCGTTTCGAGGACTTGAACGCCAAGGCCTTCTCCGGTACCCTCGAGCCTGTTGCCCAGGTCCTCAAGGATGCTGGCATTGAGAAGTCCGCCGTTGACGAGATCGTCCTTGTCGGTGGTTCTACCCGTATCCCCAAGGTCCAGAAGCTCCTCAGCGAGTTCTTCGACGGCAAGAAGCTCGAGAAGTCCATCAACCCCGATGAGGCTGTCGCCTACGGTGCCGCCGTCCAGGCCGGTATCCTCTCCGGCAAGGCCACCTCCGCCGAGACCtccgacctcctcctcctcgatgtcgttcccctctccctcggTGTCGCCATGGAGGGCAACATCTTCGCCCCCGTCGTCCCCCGTGGCCAGACTGTGCCCACCATCAAGAAGCGCACCTTCACCACTGTTGCCGACAACCAGCAGACCGTTCAGTTCCCCGTTTACCAGGGTGAGCGTGTCAACTGCGAGGACAACACCTCCCTCGGCGAGTTCACTCTTGCTCCTATCCCTCCCATGAAGGCTGGTGAGCCCGTCCTCGAGGTCGTCTTCGAGGTCGACGTCAACGGTATCCTCAAGGTCACCGCCACTGAGAAGACCTCTGGCCGCTCtgccaacatcaccatctccaacTCCGTTGGCAAGCTCTCTTCCTCCGAGATCGAGAAGATGgttgaggaggctgagaagtTCAAGAGCAACGACGAGGCCTTCTCCAAGCGCTTCGAGGCCAAGCAGCAGCTCGAGTCCTACATCTCCCGCGTTGAGGAGATCGTCTCCGACCCCACTCTCTCCCTCAAGCTCAAGCGCGgccagaaggagaagattgaGCAGTCCCTCTCCGAGGCCATGAGCCAGCTCGAGATTGAGGACTCCTCCGCCGAGGacctcaagaagaaggagcttgCCCTCAAGCGCCTCGTCACCAAGGCCATGTCTTCCCGCTAA
- a CDS encoding eukaryotic translation initiation factor 4E yields MSEQVDLTTIPISPEGGNTNGDAAAAKDDKTVTVFHDKEHFNVKHPLSNRWTLWFTKPSSGKGDNWNDLLKEVITFETVEEFWGVYNNIAPVSELALKSDYHLFKEGVRPEWEDPQNKHGGKWSYQFKEKRNVNIDEIWLHTMLAAIGETLEDEEDGEVMGVVVNVRKAFFRVGVWTRTIGKHIPGRGDGDISGGKGRSPEKGKEILMAIGRRFKEVLQLPPNEALEFSGHTESAHSGSSRARAKMTV; encoded by the exons ATGTCCGAGCAAGTCGatctcaccaccatccctATCAGCCCCGAGGGCGGCAACACCAACGGCgacgctgccgccgccaaggaCGACAAGACCGTCACCGTCTTCCACGACAAGGAGCACTTCAATGTCAAGCACCCTCTCTCCAACCGCTGGACCCTTTGGTTCACCAAGCCCTCAAGCGGAAAG GGCGACAACTGGAATGATCTCCTGAAGGAGGTTATCACCTTTGAGACGGTCGAGGAGTTCTGGGGTGTATAT AACAACATCGCCCCGGTATCAGAGCTTGCTCTCAAGTCCGATTACCATCTCTTCAAGGAGGGCGTGCGCCCCGAGTGGGAGGATCCCCAGAACAAGCACGGTGGCAAGTGGTCTTACCAGTTCAAGGAGAAGCGCAATGTCAACATTGACGAGATCTGGCTGCATACTATGCTTGCTGCGATCGGCGAGACTctcgaggatgaggaggacggtgAGGTCATGGGCGTTGTCGTCAACGTCCGCAAGGCCTTCTTCCGTGTTGGTGTCTGGACTCGCACTATCGGCAAGCACATTCCCGGCCGCGGCGACGGAGACATTTCTGGCGGCAAGGGTAGATCCCCtgagaagggcaaggagaTCCTGATGGCTATCGGCCGCCGCTTCAAGGAGGTCCTCCAGCTCCCGCCCAACGAGGCTCTCGAGTTCTCCGGCCACACGGAATCCGCTCACAGCGGCAGCTCTCGCGCTCGTGCCAAGATGACCGTCTAA